The genomic stretch CAGGGGGCGGCTGGGCTGGGCCGGGAAGCTGGCCGTTCTCGGCCTGCTGGGGTATTTGCTGCTGCCGTTCGACCTGGTGCCCGACTTCATCCCGGTGCTGGGGCAGGCGGATGACGTCGCGGTGGTGGTGCTGTTCGCGTGGCTGCTGATCCTGGCGGTGTCTTCGGCGTCGCTGGAGGCGGCGTTCCGGGAGGCGGAGGCAGGGGACCGTTCGGCCGACGGGGAAGGGGACGAAGGGCCGTAGAGCGAGGCGGTGGCCGGGTGCAGGCTACGCGGGACCGCCGCGGTTTCTGTGGTGCCCCGGCGGCGCGGCGCGAAGGCGGGTGAGACGCCCCGGTCCCCCATTCCGGGATCCGCCTTCGCGCCGCCTGCTCTGTTTGGGGCCTAGCGCGCCAGGAGCGCGCGGGCGAGCTGCTGGATTTCGGGGATGACGAGGGGGTCGCCGGAGCGGCCGGCCCAGGCGCCGATGCCGAGGCAGGCCGTCATGACGGTGGTAATGAGCATGCGGGCGGCGGCATCGGCGGGGACAGGGCGGAACTCCCCGGACCTGATGCCGGCCTGGATGAGG from Tepidiforma thermophila encodes the following:
- a CDS encoding YkvA family protein, which codes for MQWLAAAAAVMLLLAAMFAAGYAGLRRSAAGRRFLALRRGAKVRFLRALLRRGRLGWAGKLAVLGLLGYLLLPFDLVPDFIPVLGQADDVAVVVLFAWLLILAVSSASLEAAFREAEAGDRSADGEGDEGP